TACCACTTGAGTCTCTCTGAGAACCAGGCACTAGAAATTTCCTCTACCGTGAGGACTGAGAGCGCAAATGGATCAGGCTAGAATTTGGTGGAAGATCCAGCTCACTGAATGCTTTGCTGCTATACCTGTCGTGGCTGCCTTAACGAGCAGCCACTGTGGCCAGTGAAACTGTCTGTAAACCAGAGAAGCTGAATTGTGCTGACCTACAGGCTGGGCCAGGGGTCCCCTTGGCTCCCCACTTCCATTGTTCTCACCAGTCTGTCTCCAGCACAGAGGTTTTCAGTCACTtacagttttaaataaataaaaggaaggtgGGGAGAAGCCTTGGCAGCTAGTATTTAAGTTTTCAATGATTCATGTGTAAGACACAGGCCTATAAGCCCTTTAACCCTGTTCTGCCCAGGCTAATAGTGAGCACAATGCAGCTTCCTCATATATGAATGTATATTTTATAAGGACTGACATAGATCATGATATCTGAAAATACTAAAAGTCAAACCTTaaggcatttatttttatttgtacaaaccaatttttttaaaggaaaagcgGGTCATTGCAAAGGGCTGGGTAtaatctttttatttcattttctttcatttccaAGCAATACCAGGTTCTTCAGCAAGATGGTCTTTGTGCAGAATCATGCCATTCAAACCCATACTACTGGTCCATACTCAACACACTTGCGAGTTTTTTTTTATAACTATAAATATGATATATATATAGGAACTAATATAGTGATGCACCATGTAATGAAGCCTAGTTCAGTATCGGTCCATGGCTTTTAATTCTCTTAACACTATAGATAAGGATTGTGTTACAGTTGCTAACAAAGGCAGGAAAAATAATCAAGCTGTGTACTTCTGGGTTAACAAATGTAAACTGAAGGGGGCTTGCTTGGCTCTAGAACACCTCAGCCTGAAGAGTGTAGCTTCCTGCAGAAATGAAATACTTAGCCCGTCGTTTCCCTGCTTGAGGATTTTTCTGACCTTCAATGTTACCAGTCAGTACTTGTACaacttgtttctttgttttgtttttggattttttttttttttttttggttatgaaTGTTGGGGTACCACCTGCATATAGGGAAAAATGTGTTCTGTGCTTTCCTGGTATCTTTTTAACAAGGTACTGTAGCTTTGTCTATCAACCAAGAACTATACTTGTGGTGTTTCTTTTATTAAACTTAACAGTCTCTTTAGTAAATACAGGTAGGTGAATaattgttcaaaaaaaaaaaaagctctacaATGGCAAGGTCATGTTctagaaataatacatttctcGACAACTTATCATGTGTAACggatctttttatttctttttttcttgtgttCTTCCAagcttctggtttaaaaaaaaaaaagaaaaaaaaaaaagaaaaaaggaaatgtctAAAGTACATCAGTGTTAACTCCCTGTCACAGGGATGAAGGAAATACTTTAATAGTTAAAAACAATGCTGAAAGCTCTGCGAAAGActgaatgtaaaaataaaagtgtatatagttgtaaaaaacaaaaaggagtttttaaacatgtttattttctatgcacttttttttatttaagtgatAGTTTAATTAATAAACATGTCAAGTTTATTGCTGCAGAGGGTGACTCttgatttactttattttttaaaaagctggagaGGAGGTGTTCCAGTGGCACGGTCGCTCAGCCTCATCATGTGAGTCACCCTGTCTTCAGAAAAGGCACATCGCTATCATGTGGCTTCGTTATTACTATTTGTGTTGTTGTGCCAGAGATGGGACTGGTGCGCTGCAAAAGAGATGAGTCCCTGTCTCAAACGGGGATGGTTCTTGACAGGTAACCTTGAAACATAAGGGCATGCAGTGATGTCATGAAAGAAAAGTGACCCATGGAAGGGTAAGGAAGAAGGCCTCGTCCCTCCCAAGTCCTTGATCCCGCATCGTCACAGAACAAGTGAAACACCATTTGTAAAAGTCACCCAGGTGTTAAGcagaccctgtgtgtgtgtgtgtaccttgTGACTTGTGTGTGGGATTTTCTGTGGCATTGGGCGTCCATGTTCTAAGCTCTTAGGGAAACAAACATTCACATATATTCAGCATCTCCCTAGCATCTTGGCCTGTGATACAGAATTAGTTCAAAGCGTTATGAAACTCAACCCACTGGAAGAAGAGTTTGCTATCCAAGTGGTCTATATGCTGGTAGAGCCCTTAGGCCTCAGTTGGGGCCGCATTgcagggcactgtacaaacagccagccagccaacagCCACAGATACACTGAGGGAATATGGATACAACAAACAATCCAACGACTCTGGGGAGGAATTGGCCCTCCTGGGTTAGTTTCATGGATGGTGGATGGCTGGTTTCAGTTGAGGGCAaaggaaagaaggggaagaaCAACAGGCCCCACTTGTCACCTGCCCAGCAATGACCTCTGCTGTGGTGCCTGGAGAACTATCCAGAGGGGCATCCTGAGACGGACAAGGCAATGGCAGTGGGGATTTTATCAGGGGTTTTCCTCAGGCATGAAGGCAGCACAGAGGTGTCAGAGAGAAACTGCCTTGTGGGCAGTGAAGACTGGGAACACTGGCAGAGCGAACACAGGTTGACATCACCATAGGTAAGTAGGTCACCAAGTGGAGTGGGGCAACATTATGAACTGCCTTGAAGGTAAAGACAAGTAGCTTTTATTTGATACACAGGTGAAGGAGAAGCTGGCAGAGGGACTCAGGGCCTGACGTCAGAACTCCGAGAATAAGATCTTGGCAGAAGCATGGTGAAGACACAAGGGGAGAAAGGGTGCAGGAGTCCAGGCCAGACAAGGGGAGGATTCTGTAGCCAAGACATTCAGGGATCCGGGCTTGGACAACAATTCTGGCTGTGTATACAGGGGGGAAAGGCTGATGCCAGAGGAGACGTGTAAGAAAAATGTCAAGATTTAGCAATGGCCTGATGTGCATCCAGTTTATTTCCATGTCTGTGCAATAGAAACTGGTAGTGCTTTGGGTGGGGCTAGAATCCCTTTCCCtaccctctcccacacacatCCTGTTACTTACCTCAACACCCGCAATGGTTTTAGTGAGTTCCGCTCACATTTGACATTTTGAATGTCTGGACCCTGCAATTCTACTGCTGTCCTTGCCTGCAATTAACAGCCAGCAGGCCCTCTGGAGGCTTTATCTGCCTCTGGCCAGGGACAGAATGCTAAAAGGCCATGTGAACATTAACCTCTCCTGCTGCTCTGCAGTTCGGtgcccccatctcctcctccactcctattggctgcttttaGGCCAGCCCCCCACTTGTGTCTCCAGACACCATTCCTGGCTTGCTAGAGGTGCCTTTTCCTGCCTCTCTCTGTGTGCTGTCAAACATGGCTACAGCCCAGGACAGGGCGGTTCTTCAAACCATCTTTAACCCCAGTGCTCCTTTTGGGGACATCCCCGCCTCAGATGCgggagaggaggcagaggcaATCCAAGGGGAAGGTGAGGTTTGATTCAGCAGCAGTTGTACCTCTGGGGGCTTAGATTCTTGCTGGTAACTAAATGTCTGTGCAGCGGCTGTGATTTCCCCTTCCCGGTGGTGGACTTTGCCACTGAGGAGGTGTGTGCTGGCACTGGCTAATGATGGGAAGAACTGTCTTCATTGTGAACAATGGCACTGCTGTAATCCGagagaagtcagtggagttacaccagggaagaACTAGTCGCATGGATGTTGTGGAATGATCCAGTGTTCCCCTGGCAGTGACTGATGGGGGCTTGGAAGCTAGGGCAGAGCTCACTAAGAGCTGGAAGGAAAGCATGCTGATCTCTAGAAAGATATGCCAGTTGGACTAACTGGACCCTGATGGGACTGGGGCCCTCACTAGTTAGCACCTGAAAGCTCTTCTCAGCCCTGGAGGGGAAAATCTCTACAATGCAGAGAAAGTGATGCAAGAGAGCTGCCTGCTTGCTGTCTGTCacttagctgagcgggctccatgcttgccgtggtatggcgtctgcatgggtaactcaagaaaaaaggcgcaaaacgattgtctgcccttgctttcacggagggagggaaggaacaggggcctgatgatatgtacccagaagcACCCACGAcgatgttttagccccatcaggcactaggatttctacccagaaatcaaatgggcggtggagactgcgggacctgtgggatagccacccacagtgcaacgctccggaaggcAACTCTAGCTTCGGTagacactccgccgactacatgcacttagagcatttgtgtggggacacacacaatcaactgtataaaaacgctttctccAAAACCGACTtatataaatttgacctaatttcgtagtgtagacaaggccttagatgaGAAGAGAACAGCAGGTCCCGGCATCTGTTACTCCTTACCAGATAGTGGTGCCGCTGGGAATTGGGGGAGGGCCCACAGAGAAGGGCCATAATTACAGAAGGTGGAAGTGTGGTAGCAAATACCTGCCTGATCAGCTCAGCCTGCCTTCTACATTCGGCCAGCTACTGAAGCATCTTTTGGCCTGTCAGACTGTCCTGCCATGAGCACCAATGCAGTCGGTTTGAGAGGCATCTCAGGGCCACGTCGCTTTCCCCCAAACTCACAAAATTGTTACAAATAACCAAGGAGTCTGGCCTGGATCAGGGTGCTGACTGGATCCCACTGGACCCACCCCTGGGCCAGGCAGCCCTTTGGAAAGGAATCACACAGGAGACTGGAGAGTTCGTCTTCTAATTCACTGGGGAGCAGCTTGGACACTATGGCATTGGGGCCAGGACCCAGGCACTTTGCAGTGAGGTTCCTGGTCTCTCTTTGGGGCAGCAGGTTTTTGTGAATCTGAATGTGTGGGAATTAAACTGCAAGTTGGATTTAAATGCAGCCTGCTGCCCAGTCTGCATACCTGCCTGAGTAAAGGTGACCAATCGGGATCTGCTGTCACAGCAACCCATGACACGCCTGGGCATTGCTCTCAACCCTTGGTGGATCAGGAAAGCAGAGCCCAAGACTAGTTCCGAGCCCCCATATTAACCCTTGGTCCGGTGGGCTCCTGTCCCATGCCTGGTGATTTTGAGACTCTCCCCTCACTGTGCCCTGGTCTGGCACAGGGGATCACACACCCCCCCAAGCTGGGTGTCTGCCCAGAGCGCTGCATAAATTAAGTTTTTCTTTTATGCATGTCACAGATGGAGCTTTCACCTCAGAGCTCCTGGAGCAAGTCAAAGAGCTGGAGCTACAGGGAGTTTTGGCAGCTGAATCGGGAAATGTGAACATGGCCCTTGAGAGATTCAGCCAGGCCATTTGGCTCCTTCCGGAGCGAGCCTCGTGCTACAACAACCGTGCCCAGGCCCTTCGTCTCCAAGGGGATGTGGCAGGTAAATGAGGAGGGGGGTCATGCCCATCACCCCTGGGTTAGCAGTTGCCATTGGGGAAGGCTGCAAACAGGTGGTCTGGTTCTAGGAGTGACGGGACCAGGCGTGGGGTCTGATGGGCAGCAGTGCAGTCACAGCACAAGGTACGTGAATTGCACACAATAGAGAAGCAGGTTCTAAGCtcagcactgggagccaggaactcctagGTTCAATCCTTACTTGTGACCCAATTTTTCATGTGATGTCCCTGTGACCCAGGACTTTCTTTTGTGGGTCCTGAAATGTCCCTGTTTTTTCAGTCCTATTGTTTGTTCCAATGTGTAGCAACACTGTGTAGAATTTGCTCTGTATTTACCAGGAACACGCTTTCAGGGTGATaaacggggtttggggtggaataGGAGGAGTGGAGACACTACtggagaggtgctggggctcacagTCGACGTTCATGATTCTTGGTCCGTGTTCCGCAATAGATAAATTCAGAACAAGTTACTATGGAAAAACTCTCCCCTCTGAGAACCTGCCCATGTTGTGGATGGGTCAGAAGCTGGTGCACAGCATAGAAAATAGGCACTTTTGTCTATTGAATGAACATTTAATAACCCTAAAACAAGTCCTCACAAAAGGaccctatttttttattttgaaaatgttgttacAGCATCTCAGCTGTGAGACACACTCAGAGGATGGCTTTGGTCACTGCCATGTGCCCCGTCTGTACAAGAGGGATAATACTTAGCTCTTCCAACAGAAGGCAATGGAAAGTACCCAGTGCTGTGCATGCTAATCATGGATCTGAACCCCTAGGAGCCTACAGCTGAGTCCCAGCACATTATACTGACCAAGGCCAGGCAGAGTTCACCCTTCTTCCTTTCTGTCTCCAAACAGGTGCGCTGCAGGACCTGGACACAGCCCTGCGCCTCAGCAGGGGCACAGGCCGTGTGGCATGCCAGTGCTTCGTGCAGCGAGGTCTCATCAATGTGCTGCAGGGCCATGAGGATAATGCCAGGCAGGATTTTGAGCAGGGAGCCAGACTGGGTAGCGCCTTCGCTCGGCACCAGCTGGTCCTGATGAACCCCTATTCAGCGCTCTGCAACCAGATGCTGTTGGAGATGATGAGGAAGCTGCAGAACCCAGACATCCAGGGAAGCAACTAGAGCCCATCTGTCCAGGCAAGGGGTCAGCTGAGATTGTTCCAGGGGAGAGGGTTGCCGCTGAATCATTCTGCTGGGCCCGGCAGACAGGATGCCTTCCACGTGCCCCACATAGAATCCTGAACTCTCCACTGAGGCAAGGGCAGCTGAGATCAGGGGTCTCAaccattttctttctgagcctccccccccgcccccaacatgctataaaaactccacggtcCAGCTGTGCCTCAACAAccttttctgcatataaaagccagggccggtgttCGCAggtagcaaacagggcaattgcctggggccctgtaccacagggggccctgcaaagctaagttgctcaggcttcggcttcagccccaggtggtggggctcgggaCCCTGGGCTGCAGTCCTGTGTGGCAGGGCTTTGGTtttttgccctgggccccagaaattctaatgccagccatgcttggTCGACCCCCTAAAGCCTGCTTGCAACATCCTGAGCAACGGCCGGATGTTTGTGGGGAAGTTTGTCTTTTGCAGAGCCTGAGGCATCTCAATCCTGGCCACCTCCCCTGGCCTGGCACAAGGCATGATCTGCAGTGTCTGTCACAGGCAGGTTCCCAGATGAGGCCCCCAGGCAGGTGAGCCACTTGGCAGGAACTCGCCAGGAGTGGGCCACTGTGTACAAACCAGCACAAGCCACTTCCTCCCCAGAAGCATTTGTCGTTTCTCGTAAAGCTTTCGAACCTCATGAGTGGATCAGCTGAATTGGAATCGCGCCATGTTCTGGACAAGCCTCCCCTGCGGCTGTTTCTCACACTTGCCTGCTCCAGAGAAGAGCTGACCCTGCTTCAGCTTGGGCATTGGTCTTCCCTATCACAAATAAACTCTCTAGTTTGACTGGTGCTGGGTTCCAGTTGTGTGGGTGTAATTAATGTTCTTTTCACTTTTAGATATAAGTAGTAATAAAAGAGTGCTCTGAAAAAACCCAGCCCCTTCCTATGTCCCTAGCAAATGTAGCCATTGGGTTCTTCAGTTCCCCAGGTCCTTGTTCACATGTCACTCAGCTGGGGCCTTACCTTGCCTATGCTCAGTAACGGTAGCCTACTCGACAGCACACTGCACTGGGTCTTTGGAAACAggattcaatttcctgctctgccccgGTCTCACTGTGGGATcacgggcaagtcacttagtctttctgcCTCGGTTCCTTTGTTGGTGGGGCTTGTCTTTTTTAACTGTTGGCGTTTTGAGGCAGGGACGCTCTCAATGTACATGTTCAAtacttagcacaatgggcccttgATCTTGACTGGAGCCTCTCTATGCTCCTGTGGTGTGTGTTTTGATTGCTTTCCTAGTGCGGGAAGTGGCTTAGGCACACTCTGTACCTTCATTTGCACTCCCTCTTGGTGCTCAGCATGGTGCTGTTGTGTTTAGTTCTCCAGTACTGACACTATGGGACTGTCTAACCTCAAACATTTCTCATCTGAAATCATTGCAAACATCCCTCTTGGCAGTGGGGTTTTTAACcctcttttcattttgtttccagaATGTAACTTCTAGTTCTAAGCTGGGGCAGCCTCGGCTCCAGGTGTGTGGGCTGGGCCTGCTCCATCAGCGcagcactgtcctagggttgctCAAAGGGCATTTTACAGAGGAACTGTATGCGGACCCAGTTAATCCGACCTCAGCGTTCACACGAGCCAGCGGCTCCTGGAGAACGGAGTGGGTTCGGATTGGTGCTCAGGCCGAGCCCTTTGGCCCCACCCTGCCAGCCAATGGGGTttgcagccccgccccccgcgaGGCCGGGACTGCAGCGGGCGGGCGCAGAGCCAGGGCCGCTCCGCTGCGCTCGCGCCGGGCGGCTGCCGCCGGGGCgggccgggcgggggcggggccgggccgcgcGCTCTGCAGCGCCCTGCCGGGATGGGCGGGCCGCTGCCCGCGGGCCTGAGCGCTCGCGGGGCCGGCGGGGCTCGGCGGgcgcagctgctgctggagccgcCGCAGTGATCCCAGGTAACCGGCCTGCGCCCGCCGCGGCCTTGGGGCTCGCTGGCCGGCGGCGCTGGGGGCCGCCGCCCGGGGGGAGCCTCTGGGGGGCGCGGGGCATCGGCCCAGCCCGCGCGCCACCGCGGGCTCCTCGCGCCGTGTGCCCCGCGGGCGCGCGTGCCCGTGCGCGTGCCCCGTGAAGGCACCATGGGGACGGGTGAGCGCGCGCTGTGCGGGGTTCGGTGTGAACCCCCCGTGCGGGGCCTGGCGGGGGATGTGCTGACAGCCCGGGGGCTGCAGTTTGGGTGGTGACCGCTGAGTGGCGAGCTGGCCCCTGGGGGTCTCCGGGGGTGGTGGGGCCGCTGTGGGCAGGCACACTGAACTGGTCACCGGGCTAACCCCCGGCGCAGTGATCGCCCCTGCTTGGCCGCGCAGGCAACGGACCCGAGTTCAGGGGACCCCTCAGAGCCCACGCTAGGAGCATCCCTGCTCCGCCCTCCCCATGGCTCTCAGGTACTGTCTGACTCTCCTAGTGCTGGGCGCCGGTGAAACTGGGGAGATGGGGCTCACCAGGAACCTGGCCGGCTGCGGTGCCATCCTCTCCcatgcgctgctgctgctccacattGGGGCACTGGTGCAGTCAGGTAAGGCCCTTGCCTGGAGGGGAGTCCCCGTGCcctgtggggagctgggcaggcCTGGGCCCTGTGCATGGATAGTCCATGCAGTTCTCGGACTGGACTTGCCCCCTGCCTCCATGCCAGCTTGTGGGGGGCCCCCTGAAACTGAGTGAACAGGCGCCGAACCTAGCCCTCTGCGTTGGCTGTGAGGCAGGAGGCTCCTGGAGGCCATGCCTACCAAGACTCCCTTACCTGGTCTGCTGCAGTGTCCTGTGCCCTGGCTGGCCCgacttccagctccccagctggtgtCTTAGCCAGCTCAGAGCAGCCCCACTTAGATTCAGAGCCTCCAGGGACTTGTTCCAGCCGCCTAGGGCCTGTTTCTATGTTGGTGAAACGGATCCCTGGTGTgtatggagtgggagcagggcataGGATGAGCTCCTGGCTCAAGTGTGCTGCTTTGTTGGCTTTTCCCTCCTGAttccctggcagggctgggggaaccaGATCCCAAGATCAATGGGCAGTCACTGTTGGTGAGCACCATGCAGGAGGATGAGAGCCGGGACTTCACCTGCCAGGTGGACAGCTGGCAGGCCGTGCCCATGCTTACCTGGTACCTGAATGGCAAGAAGCAAGAGACCAATGGTTCCACAGTGTTGGCCACCTTGGCTGAGGCCTTTGAGCAAAGCTCCAGCACTTTCACAGTCACGGCGCAGCGCGCAGACAGGGAACTGAACTGCTCACTGACAGACCCAGCCTCTGGCAAGACCTCCAACGCCTCGGTGCTTCTCAACGTGCAGTGTAAGGGCTGGCCCCTTGGGCTTTGCCAGGGCTCCTGCTCTGTACAGGCCAGGTCCCTCGTCCGGAGAATTCATTAGGGGAGAGACCAAGGggcacccctccccacaacacaACCTTAATCCCATTTTGCATCCCCTCTGCTATTCCAGCCGTGCCCCCTCTCTCCCTCTACAGCTCTGATAATACCCCTTGATTCCAAGCCATGGCCCCTGGCTATTccagcctggcccctgctctcCTCCCAAGCTCTCAATcctgcccctcaatcctgaccccaCTATTcctggaattggtcctgcttcgagcagggggttggactagatgaccttctggggtcccttccaacccttatattctatgattctattccagcCCTTCCACTTTTGCccccagctttgctgctgctcagTCCTGGCTCGCACCCCAAGCAGAGGTGGCTGGTCATACAGAGCTCTGAGGTGGACACAGTACCCTGGGCTCCACCAGATATATTTCTCTGGAGATCTGAGGAAGGGTTGGACCCAGCTCCCCTGAACAGAGAGGCTAACAAGACCTCTCCTGCACTTTCTCCAGCCAAGCCCTAGGCAGTTAGACACAATGGAATGGCAGAGGCTTCCTTCCCACCCATGGTTGTGTGTCTGGACCAAGGAAgcagccagagcaggggctggactgGAAGGGGTTAGTTGTGGAGTGCCCTGGATGCCCTGGCCAGTTGCAGGGAGGCTGTCATCATTATTCTCATTAGCAGCTAATTGGGGCCCTCAGAAGCTCTGTGCTGCCAGCACCTCAGAGTTTGAGCCCCGCATCTCATGGTCAGATGTGCAGAGAACACGGGACACTGACCTGAATCCATCACTAATAACAACGAAGCCTCCTCATTaaagtgctgcacaaacatgAAATTATGACTTTTCCCTCCCACCGCTGAGACAGGaggccaaattcaaccctggcAGAGGAACCCTGCCCCTCAGCTCAcaagcccctgctcccagcacacagccatCAGCCCTGACCCCCAgattcctgctctaaccactagaccccgctccttGTTCCCcagctctaactactagaccccgCTGCCTCTCCAGTGTTCACTAGGTTCAAGACCAGGGGCCAGCTTTGTTTCATACACATTGGTTTGTGTCCCTTCTTGCCCAGTTAAACCGGAGATCATGACGATGAATGCCAGGTACCAGGAGGCCAAAGACCCAGGTCTCTTCATGGTTCTCTTTGTCCTGGTGCGGGCCAATCCCCCAGCCAGCATCACCTGGATAGACCAGGACGGGCATGTGATGGTGAATACATCCGACTTCCTCATCCTGGACACCAAGAGCTACCCCTGGCTGACCAACCACACCGTGCAGGTGCAGCTCAGCAGTGTGGCCAAGAACTTCTCTTTCACCGCAGCCAACAATGTGGGCATCACCAACTCATCCATCCTGCCACCAGGTAGGTGGGACCCCTCTGGGAGTTGGGCACTGGGACTGGAGAgtgttgcagaatcagggcccttCCCCCACATCTCATCTTGGTCTGGGGTGATCCACAAATCCGGCAATGGTGGGAGAGGCTGCAGCCAGTGCaagcagggctgtgggggcaAGTGCCTGAGTGAGGGGATGTCCATGGGGAATCCAGATGTTCTGAGAGCTTGTGGGGATGGACACTTCTTTCCTGTTACTGCCCTGTAGAGGAGCTGATACCTCCTTTGTCTCCCCAATATAcacacccctgccctggggcaggaTCAGAGCTGGCGCctcctggaggggaaaggccctgtaTCCCATTCCCCCCCAGAAAGCATCTGTTTTGTGAGAACAGTTTTACAGAGGAGCCCAGCTGTGCTTCACGCTCCCTGCTTCACTTTGGGGGAACTGGGTAGTGAATGTAGAGACCCATGTTATCCTTCTGAAGCGCAACATCCCAGAGCTGAAagcaattatgagccaaatcataATTCTTCCTTGTGGGCTTTTAGGCACATATATAaagcaaatggaagaaaggggaagttgttaataatgaatataaatcagaagttaagaattgtagaaaattaataagggaagcaaaaggacataaggagaaatctgt
The window above is part of the Caretta caretta isolate rCarCar2 chromosome 22, rCarCar1.hap1, whole genome shotgun sequence genome. Proteins encoded here:
- the TTC36 gene encoding tetratricopeptide repeat protein 36, with the protein product MATAQDRAVLQTIFNPSAPFGDIPASDAGEEAEAIQGEDGAFTSELLEQVKELELQGVLAAESGNVNMALERFSQAIWLLPERASCYNNRAQALRLQGDVAGALQDLDTALRLSRGTGRVACQCFVQRGLINVLQGHEDNARQDFEQGARLGSAFARHQLVLMNPYSALCNQMLLEMMRKLQNPDIQGSN
- the TMEM25 gene encoding transmembrane protein 25 isoform X1; this translates as MGFAAPPPARPGLQRAGAEPGPLRCARAGRLPPGRAGRGRGRAARSAAPCRDGRAAARGPERSRGRRGSAGAAAAGAAAVIPVLGAGETGEMGLTRNLAGCGAILSHALLLLHIGALVQSGLGEPDPKINGQSLLVSTMQEDESRDFTCQVDSWQAVPMLTWYLNGKKQETNGSTVLATLAEAFEQSSSTFTVTAQRADRELNCSLTDPASGKTSNASVLLNVQFKPEIMTMNARYQEAKDPGLFMVLFVLVRANPPASITWIDQDGHVMVNTSDFLILDTKSYPWLTNHTVQVQLSSVAKNFSFTAANNVGITNSSILPPGLLDTRVELPLLAIIVGGALALGTLLCLNTLIICVICRKGKKASGLSGPLPLPPSDSNNLKLNSVRLPRENMSLPSNLQLNDLTQEAKASHGDAGLQTKRKDDALSEPENSLGLGNRGFVQFPMVGHIYKVSSMSSDEIWL
- the TMEM25 gene encoding transmembrane protein 25 isoform X2 — protein: MGFAAPPPARPGLQRAGAEPGPLRCARAGRLPPGRAGRGRGRAARSAAPCRDGRAAARGPERSRGRRGSAGAAAAGAAAVIPVLGAGETGEMGLTRNLAGCGAILSHALLLLHIGALVQSGLGEPDPKINGQSLLVSTMQEDESRDFTCQVDSWQAVPMLTWYLNGKKQETNGSTVLATLAEAFEQSSSTFTVTAQRADRELNCSLTDPASGKTSNASVLLNVQFKPEIMTMNARYQEAKDPGLFMVLFVLVRANPPASITWIDQDGHVMVNTSDFLILDTKSYPWLTNHTVQVQLSSVAKNFSFTAANNVGITNSSILPPGLLDTRVELPLLAIIVGGALALGTLLCLNTLIICVICRKGKKASGLSGPLPLPPSDSNNLKLNSVRLPRENMSLPSNLQLNDLTQEAKASHGDAGLQTKRKDDALSEPENSLGLGFVQFPMVGHIYKVSSMSSDEIWL
- the TMEM25 gene encoding transmembrane protein 25 isoform X3 gives rise to the protein MGFAAPPPARPGLQRAGAEPGPLRCARAGRLPPGRAGRGRGRAARSAAPCRDGRAAARGPERSRGRRGSAGAAAAGAAAVIPGLGEPDPKINGQSLLVSTMQEDESRDFTCQVDSWQAVPMLTWYLNGKKQETNGSTVLATLAEAFEQSSSTFTVTAQRADRELNCSLTDPASGKTSNASVLLNVQFKPEIMTMNARYQEAKDPGLFMVLFVLVRANPPASITWIDQDGHVMVNTSDFLILDTKSYPWLTNHTVQVQLSSVAKNFSFTAANNVGITNSSILPPGLLDTRVELPLLAIIVGGALALGTLLCLNTLIICVICRKGKKASGLSGPLPLPPSDSNNLKLNSVRLPRENMSLPSNLQLNDLTQEAKASHGDAGLQTKRKDDALSEPENSLGLGNRGFVQFPMVGHIYKVSSMSSDEIWL